From a region of the uncultured Desulfatiglans sp. genome:
- a CDS encoding hypothetical protein (Evidence 5 : Unknown function) yields MPHPGKAGLSSEGAAVQRGSEDTLRNRRRAGCPQPLDAGAKRLQEYSCFDQWTSRLKEVNHASHYEGNLPGAKSRRRA; encoded by the coding sequence ATGCCTCACCCCGGGAAGGCGGGGCTTTCATCCGAAGGGGCTGCGGTTCAGAGGGGATCGGAGGATACGCTCAGGAACCGCCGCCGCGCCGGGTGTCCGCAACCGTTGGACGCCGGGGCGAAGCGTTTGCAGGAATACTCTTGTTTCGACCAATGGACATCCAGGCTGAAGGAGGTAAATCATGCCAGCCATTACGAAGGAAATCTACCAGGCGCTAAAAGCCGTCGTCGGGCCTGA